GGGAAGAGGTTATAAACGAATTCGGGTCTATCTTTAAAATTATCTTGTTCAGTCTGTCAATACAATTATTTCTGCATACAACATTTATTATTTTAATGTTGCCATCTTTTCCAAGTCCAAAATAACTTGTCGCGCCAAATCCCTCATTTCTAAGCACAGACTCAATTTCTTCAGATTTGTGTTTGGATATTATATTTGTGCTCAGCAGATCCTTTGAGAGTTTGTCAGATATAAACATCCCTACAATTGTTCCGATGGCAAAACCTGCCCCATACGCAAAAATACCATAAATATTGTTGTTTATGTCCTGTATTACTTTTGCAATGATTGTGACAAAAATAGTTACTTCTATAAACCCAACGACTGCAGCTATTAATTTTTTCTTTCTTACAATGAAATTTATCCTGACAGTGCCTAGTGAAACATCAATAATTCTTCC
The DNA window shown above is from Actinomycetota bacterium and carries:
- a CDS encoding DUF2179 domain-containing protein, which gives rise to MNILFWSLMIFFGRIIDVSLGTVRINFIVRKKKLIAAVVGFIEVTIFVTIIAKVIQDINNNIYGIFAYGAGFAIGTIVGMFISDKLSKDLLSTNIISKHKSEEIESVLRNEGFGATSYFGLGKDGNIKIINVVCRNNCIDRLNKIILKIDPNSFITSSLIGNQRGGYIFSMKKK